From one Flavobacterium sp. N502536 genomic stretch:
- a CDS encoding sigma-54-dependent transcriptional regulator produces the protein MTNKILIIDDEEKLRSLLARIIKSEGFEVIEAKDLKSGFKKLEQTDIDVVLCDVKLPDGNGVDFLQHIKASFPLIEVILLTAFGNIPDGVQAMKNGAFDYIVKGDDNDKIIPLLYKAVEKVHLQKKVKQLEKRIGDKYSFNTIIGKSKGIEQVVDLAKKVAKTDSTVLLTGETGTGKEVFAQAIHENSNRVGKSFVALNCSTFSKEILESELFGHKQGAFTGALKDKKGFIEEANGGTLFLDEIGEMPIELQAKLLRVLETSEYIPLGDTTPKKSNFRLIAATNRDLKIESEEHRFRSDLYFRLNIFEITLPPLRERVKDIALLTHSFVKQFSEKTNKKTLQVADDFIQKLEHYSWPGNIRELKNIIERSVILSSNDTLTSDVLPYEMQHEKEKNTKQMSAFSMQSVEKLHIQKVLNYSKGNKAETARLLEIGIATLYRKLDEYGIQ, from the coding sequence ATGACAAATAAAATTTTAATTATAGACGACGAAGAAAAACTAAGAAGTTTGTTGGCACGCATTATTAAATCGGAAGGATTTGAAGTAATTGAAGCCAAAGATTTAAAATCTGGTTTTAAGAAGCTCGAACAAACCGATATTGATGTCGTTTTATGTGATGTAAAATTACCCGACGGAAATGGTGTTGACTTTCTGCAGCATATAAAAGCAAGTTTTCCTTTGATTGAAGTTATTTTACTAACGGCTTTCGGAAATATTCCGGACGGCGTTCAGGCTATGAAAAATGGAGCTTTCGATTATATTGTAAAAGGTGATGACAATGATAAAATCATTCCGCTGCTCTACAAAGCTGTCGAGAAAGTACATTTACAAAAAAAGGTAAAACAACTCGAAAAACGCATTGGCGACAAATATTCTTTTAATACAATTATTGGAAAATCGAAAGGCATCGAGCAGGTTGTTGATTTAGCTAAAAAAGTGGCCAAAACCGATTCGACTGTTTTACTGACAGGCGAAACCGGGACGGGAAAAGAGGTTTTTGCACAAGCCATTCACGAAAACAGTAATCGTGTGGGTAAATCTTTTGTGGCCTTAAACTGCAGTACTTTCAGCAAAGAAATCCTCGAAAGTGAACTCTTCGGACATAAACAAGGCGCTTTTACCGGAGCTTTAAAAGATAAAAAAGGGTTTATCGAAGAAGCCAATGGCGGAACTTTATTTCTGGATGAGATTGGAGAAATGCCCATTGAACTACAGGCCAAATTGTTGCGCGTTTTAGAAACCAGCGAATACATTCCGCTTGGTGATACTACTCCAAAAAAATCAAATTTCAGGTTGATTGCCGCAACAAACCGAGATTTAAAAATAGAAAGCGAAGAACATCGTTTTCGTTCCGATTTGTATTTCCGACTCAATATTTTTGAGATTACACTGCCGCCATTACGCGAAAGGGTAAAAGACATTGCGCTTTTGACACACTCTTTTGTCAAGCAGTTTTCTGAGAAAACCAATAAAAAAACATTGCAGGTAGCCGATGATTTCATTCAAAAATTAGAACATTATTCGTGGCCGGGAAATATTCGTGAGCTTAAAAACATTATCGAAAGATCGGTTATTTTAAGTAGTAACGATACGCTGACTTCAGATGTTTTACCATACGAAATGCAACATGAAAAAGAAAAAAACACCAAGCAGATGTCGGCTTTTTCGATGCAGAGTGTTGAAAAACTGCACATACAGAAGGTTCTAAACTATTCAAAAGGCAATAAGGCCGAAACGGCACGCTTACTCGAAATCGGGATTGCAACTCTGTATAGAAAATTAGACGAGTATGGGATTCAGTAG
- the kdpF gene encoding K(+)-transporting ATPase subunit F — MTALFIVSIAVFGYLVYVLIKPEKF; from the coding sequence ATGACTGCACTATTTATTGTTTCGATTGCCGTTTTTGGCTATTTGGTTTATGTATTAATTAAACCCGAAAAATTTTAA
- the kdpB gene encoding potassium-transporting ATPase subunit KdpB yields MTHNKSTSLFESKQVKEALVQSFVKLNPKMMIKNPVMFTVEIGTAIMFAVCVSILMGAQDQGSFIYNLIVFLILLATLLFANFAEAIAEARGKAQADSLRKTREETPARQILSNGEIKNISSSELKKGDIFICEAGDLIATDGEIIEGLATIDESAITGESAPVIREAGGDKSSVTGGTKVLSDKIKVIVTSEPGESFLDKMIALVEGASRQKTPNEIALTILLAAFTLIFVIVCVTLKPFADYANAPITIAAFIALFVCLIPTTIGGLLSAIGIAGMDRALRANVITKSGKAVETAGDIDVLLLDKTGTITIGNRKATNFYPAKGVSEEDFIKSAVLSSLADDTPEGKSIVELAGAELANKLSIEGATLIKFTAETRTSGVVLKDGTNIRKGAQDAAKNIALQAGNSFPEDIAQKVIDISSKGGTPLVVIKDNQVQGVIELQDIIKTGMKERFDRLRKMGVKTVMVTGDNPLTAKFIAEAAGVDDFIAEAKPEDKMNYIKNEQNLGKLVAMMGDGTNDAPALAQANVGVAMNSGTQAAKEAGNMVDLDNDPTKLIEIIEIGKQLLMTRGTLTTFSIANDVAKYFAIVPALFITAIPALEGLNIMRLHSPESAILSAVIFNAVIIPILIPLALRGVDYKPIGASAILKRNLLIYGLGGLLVPFVGIKLIDLVVALFM; encoded by the coding sequence ATGACTCATAATAAATCCACATCATTATTTGAAAGTAAGCAGGTAAAAGAAGCTTTAGTGCAATCTTTTGTAAAGCTTAATCCAAAAATGATGATCAAAAATCCGGTAATGTTTACTGTAGAAATAGGAACTGCCATTATGTTTGCTGTTTGTGTTTCCATCTTAATGGGAGCTCAGGATCAGGGTAGTTTTATTTACAACCTAATTGTATTTTTAATCTTACTGGCCACACTTTTGTTTGCCAATTTTGCCGAAGCCATTGCCGAAGCCAGAGGAAAAGCACAGGCCGACAGTTTAAGAAAAACAAGGGAAGAAACTCCGGCCAGACAGATTTTATCTAACGGAGAAATCAAAAACATCAGCTCTTCTGAATTGAAAAAAGGAGACATCTTCATTTGCGAAGCAGGTGATTTAATTGCTACTGATGGTGAAATTATCGAAGGATTGGCTACTATAGACGAAAGTGCCATTACAGGAGAAAGTGCTCCTGTAATTCGGGAAGCCGGTGGTGATAAATCATCTGTAACTGGTGGTACAAAAGTATTGTCAGACAAAATAAAAGTAATTGTAACGTCGGAACCAGGCGAAAGCTTTTTGGACAAAATGATTGCTTTGGTAGAAGGTGCAAGCCGTCAGAAAACACCAAACGAAATTGCATTAACCATCTTATTAGCCGCATTTACTTTAATTTTCGTGATTGTGTGCGTTACGCTAAAACCGTTTGCCGACTATGCAAATGCACCCATCACGATTGCGGCTTTCATCGCTTTGTTTGTTTGTTTAATTCCAACTACCATTGGAGGTTTACTTTCTGCAATCGGAATCGCGGGAATGGACAGAGCTTTACGTGCCAATGTTATTACAAAATCCGGAAAAGCAGTTGAAACTGCCGGAGACATTGACGTTTTACTTTTGGATAAAACCGGAACCATCACAATTGGAAACAGAAAAGCAACGAATTTTTATCCTGCTAAAGGTGTTTCAGAAGAAGATTTTATAAAATCTGCCGTGCTAAGTTCATTGGCAGATGACACTCCGGAAGGAAAAAGTATCGTGGAATTGGCTGGAGCCGAACTTGCCAATAAATTATCTATTGAAGGTGCTACTTTAATTAAGTTTACCGCAGAAACCAGGACTTCCGGAGTTGTTTTAAAAGACGGTACCAATATTAGAAAAGGAGCTCAGGATGCCGCAAAAAATATCGCCCTTCAAGCCGGAAACTCTTTCCCTGAAGATATTGCTCAAAAGGTAATTGATATTTCGTCTAAAGGAGGAACACCGCTGGTGGTTATTAAAGACAATCAGGTTCAGGGGGTTATCGAATTGCAGGATATTATTAAAACGGGAATGAAAGAACGTTTTGACCGTTTGAGAAAAATGGGAGTTAAAACGGTAATGGTGACCGGAGATAATCCGCTTACGGCGAAGTTTATCGCTGAAGCTGCCGGTGTGGATGATTTTATTGCCGAAGCGAAGCCTGAGGATAAAATGAACTACATCAAAAACGAGCAGAATCTGGGTAAACTAGTCGCCATGATGGGTGACGGAACCAATGACGCTCCTGCCCTTGCGCAAGCCAACGTAGGTGTTGCCATGAACAGTGGAACGCAGGCTGCCAAAGAAGCCGGAAACATGGTTGACCTTGACAATGATCCAACAAAATTAATTGAGATCATCGAAATTGGGAAACAATTATTAATGACTCGTGGTACGCTGACTACTTTCTCCATTGCCAATGACGTAGCGAAGTATTTTGCGATCGTTCCTGCCCTTTTCATCACGGCAATTCCAGCTTTGGAAGGTTTAAACATCATGCGTCTGCACAGTCCGGAAAGCGCCATTTTATCGGCCGTAATTTTTAATGCAGTAATTATTCCGATACTAATTCCTCTGGCATTAAGAGGTGTCGATTACAAACCAATCGGAGCAAGTGCCATCTTAAAAAGAAACCTGTTGATTTATGGTTTAGGCGGATTACTTGTCCCTTTTGTCGGAATTAAGTTAATTGATTTAGTTGTTGCTCTCTTCATGTAA
- the kdpA gene encoding potassium-transporting ATPase subunit KdpA, whose amino-acid sequence MNTELLGVIGIFILTIVLAIPLGKYVAKVYLGDKTLFDPIFNPIEKLIFKISGINSTEEMNWKQHLKALLGINMIWFFLCFFILLFQGSLFLNPDNNPSMSPDLAFNTAISFVVNCNLQHYSGESGVSYLSQMFLMFLQFVSAGVGLAAAAMVFTAMKERTTEKLGNFYNYFIKSCTRILLPLSAIVAVALLFSGTPMTFEGKDAITTLQGDHVEVSRGPAAAFIAIKHIGTNGGGFFGANSAHPLENPTYFSNAVELWAQLIVPFAMIFALGFYLKKRKLSYVIFGVMTVGFLLLVIPTVMSEINGNPAIEKMGIAQTTGAMEGKEVRLGPAISGFWSIATTVISTGSVNSMHDSSMPVSGAMELLAMMVNAFYGGCGVGILNFYVFIILAVFISGLMVGRTPEFLGKKIEAREVKIAAFIAILHPLLILSGTALASYFAANDTAMGWWFSGNATGWLNNPGHHGFSEMLYEYTSSAANNGSGFEGLGDNNPFWNITTGIVLLLSRFIPIVGPLAIAGLLAGKKYIPESAGTLKTDTTIFGIMVFAVIAIIAALSFFPALALGPLAEYFTLK is encoded by the coding sequence ATGAATACAGAATTATTAGGCGTCATTGGTATTTTTATCCTCACGATAGTTTTAGCCATTCCCTTAGGAAAATATGTTGCTAAAGTTTATTTAGGAGACAAAACACTTTTTGACCCGATTTTCAATCCAATTGAAAAACTCATCTTTAAAATCAGCGGTATCAATTCCACTGAAGAAATGAACTGGAAACAACACTTAAAAGCACTTTTAGGTATTAATATGATTTGGTTCTTTCTTTGCTTTTTCATTTTATTGTTCCAGGGATCGCTGTTTTTAAATCCCGATAACAACCCGTCAATGAGTCCGGATCTGGCTTTTAATACTGCCATTTCATTTGTTGTGAATTGTAACTTACAACATTATTCGGGCGAAAGCGGTGTTTCTTATCTGTCACAAATGTTCCTGATGTTCCTTCAATTTGTTTCTGCTGGTGTAGGACTGGCCGCAGCTGCGATGGTTTTCACTGCAATGAAGGAAAGAACAACCGAAAAACTGGGTAACTTTTACAATTATTTTATCAAAAGTTGTACGCGTATTTTATTGCCTCTTTCGGCTATTGTAGCAGTTGCTCTATTGTTTAGCGGAACTCCTATGACGTTTGAAGGGAAAGACGCGATTACAACTTTACAAGGTGATCACGTAGAAGTTTCCCGCGGACCTGCCGCAGCCTTTATTGCCATCAAGCATATCGGTACCAATGGTGGTGGTTTTTTTGGAGCCAATTCAGCGCATCCGTTAGAAAACCCAACCTATTTTAGTAATGCGGTGGAGTTATGGGCACAATTAATTGTTCCGTTTGCCATGATTTTTGCCTTAGGTTTTTATTTGAAAAAAAGAAAATTATCTTATGTCATTTTTGGTGTTATGACGGTTGGATTCCTGTTACTGGTTATCCCGACGGTAATGAGTGAAATCAACGGAAATCCTGCTATAGAAAAAATGGGAATCGCTCAGACAACCGGAGCAATGGAAGGAAAAGAGGTTCGTTTAGGGCCAGCCATTTCAGGTTTCTGGAGTATTGCCACAACCGTAATCTCTACAGGTTCTGTAAATAGTATGCATGACAGTTCGATGCCGGTATCAGGAGCAATGGAATTACTTGCCATGATGGTGAATGCCTTTTATGGCGGTTGCGGTGTTGGTATTCTGAACTTTTATGTCTTCATTATTCTGGCAGTATTTATTTCCGGATTAATGGTAGGACGGACTCCTGAATTTTTAGGAAAGAAAATTGAAGCCCGGGAAGTTAAGATTGCTGCTTTCATTGCAATTCTTCATCCTTTATTAATATTATCAGGAACAGCTTTAGCCTCTTATTTTGCAGCAAATGATACTGCAATGGGATGGTGGTTTAGCGGAAACGCAACAGGCTGGCTCAACAATCCGGGACATCACGGATTCTCAGAAATGTTATACGAATATACTTCAAGTGCTGCCAACAATGGTTCAGGTTTTGAAGGTTTGGGAGATAACAATCCGTTCTGGAATATCACTACAGGAATTGTTTTATTGTTAAGCCGTTTCATTCCAATCGTTGGACCATTGGCTATCGCAGGTTTACTGGCAGGTAAAAAATACATCCCGGAAAGTGCAGGAACTTTAAAAACGGATACTACAATTTTTGGAATAATGGTTTTTGCCGTAATCGCAATTATCGCTGCTTTATCATTCTTCCCGGCGTTGGCACTTGGACCTTTAGCGGAATATTTCACACTAAAATAA
- a CDS encoding LLM class flavin-dependent oxidoreductase: MKNPISVSLLELAIITQDSNAKETFQKTKDIAQLADNLGYKRFWLAEHHNMAHVASSATVVLIGYIASQTQNIRVGSGGIMLPNHSPLIVAEQFGTLETLYPGRIDLGLGRAPGTDQPTAEAIRKDFFEQAQRFPQNVTKLQDYFSTENATAKVRAFPAEGTNVPIWILGSSMDSAALAAAYGLPYAFAGHFAPRQMIQAFEFYRENFQPSATLDKPRTMACVNIVAADTNEEAERLSTSLYQMFLNLIRNDRKGLQPPVDSLDAIMSEEERFHVNQMTACTFTGDKEHLATDLKKFINYAQIDELMVTSPIFDHQAKLKSIHITKEVIDSLN, encoded by the coding sequence ATGAAAAACCCAATTTCAGTCTCATTATTAGAGCTCGCTATCATTACTCAGGATAGCAATGCCAAAGAAACATTTCAAAAAACAAAAGACATAGCGCAATTAGCAGATAATTTAGGATACAAGCGATTTTGGCTTGCAGAACACCATAATATGGCGCATGTTGCCAGTTCTGCTACAGTTGTCTTGATTGGTTATATTGCGAGTCAGACTCAAAACATTCGGGTAGGTTCCGGCGGAATCATGTTGCCCAATCATTCTCCTTTAATAGTAGCAGAGCAATTCGGAACTTTAGAAACACTTTATCCGGGTAGAATTGATTTAGGTCTAGGAAGAGCTCCCGGAACAGATCAGCCAACAGCCGAAGCCATTCGAAAGGACTTTTTTGAACAGGCGCAGCGGTTTCCGCAAAATGTAACAAAGCTTCAGGATTACTTCTCTACCGAAAATGCAACAGCAAAAGTAAGGGCATTTCCGGCAGAAGGAACAAATGTTCCCATCTGGATTTTAGGTTCAAGTATGGACAGTGCTGCTCTTGCTGCAGCCTATGGATTGCCATATGCATTCGCCGGGCATTTTGCTCCGCGACAAATGATACAGGCATTTGAGTTTTATCGCGAAAATTTTCAGCCGTCAGCTACTTTAGATAAGCCAAGAACCATGGCGTGTGTCAATATTGTTGCGGCAGATACAAACGAAGAAGCCGAAAGGTTGTCTACCAGTTTGTATCAGATGTTTTTGAATTTAATTCGAAACGATCGTAAAGGTTTGCAGCCTCCTGTAGACTCTCTCGATGCTATCATGAGCGAAGAAGAGCGCTTTCATGTCAACCAGATGACCGCCTGTACTTTTACCGGAGATAAGGAGCACTTGGCAACAGATCTTAAAAAGTTTATCAATTATGCTCAAATCGATGAGTTGATGGTGACCAGTCCTATATTCGATCATCAGGCCAAACTTAAAAGTATTCATATTACAAAAGAAGTTATCGATAGTTTAAATTAA